In Candidatus Dormiibacterota bacterium, a single window of DNA contains:
- a CDS encoding ArsC/Spx/MgsR family protein produces MSEDTTLYFNPACSNCRTARGLLEGRGVPLRIIEYLEERPGREELERLMTMLGIDDPRAMLREKEPRYAELGLATASREAVLDAVVENPILLQRPIIVRGDRAVIGRPPERLLELL; encoded by the coding sequence ATGAGCGAGGACACCACTCTCTACTTCAACCCCGCCTGCAGCAACTGCCGGACTGCGCGCGGGCTGCTCGAGGGGCGGGGGGTGCCGCTGCGCATCATCGAGTACCTCGAGGAGCGCCCCGGTCGCGAGGAGCTGGAGCGGCTGATGACGATGCTGGGCATCGACGATCCGCGCGCGATGCTCCGCGAGAAGGAGCCGAGGTACGCTGAGCTCGGCCTGGCCACCGCGAGCCGGGAGGCGGTGCTCGACGCCGTCGTCGAGAATCCGATCCTGCTCCAGCGGCCCATCATCGTCCGCGGCGACCGGGCCGTGATCGGGCGCCCACCGGAGCGTCTGCTCGAGCTCCTCTGA
- a CDS encoding NUDIX hydrolase: MSGADETTDGAPGPVIRGLSTRIVYENRWMRVREDEILRPDGSTGAYGVVDKPDFALVIPLDGDGVHLVEQYRYAVAARSWEFPQGTYPDRRDGDPAELARIELEEETGLRAAHLQHLGYLYQGPGHSSQGMNVFVATGLSPGQARRELEEQDMRQRWVSRAELEEMIGRGGIRDSSSVAAYALLVLHERRSEPSG, from the coding sequence ATGAGCGGTGCCGACGAGACCACCGACGGCGCTCCCGGACCGGTGATCCGCGGGCTGTCGACGCGGATCGTCTACGAGAACCGCTGGATGCGGGTGCGCGAGGACGAGATCCTGCGTCCGGACGGCTCGACCGGCGCCTACGGGGTGGTCGACAAGCCCGACTTCGCGCTCGTCATCCCGCTCGACGGCGACGGCGTCCACCTCGTCGAGCAGTACCGTTACGCGGTGGCGGCGCGGTCGTGGGAGTTCCCGCAGGGCACCTACCCCGACCGTCGCGACGGCGACCCCGCCGAGCTGGCCCGGATCGAGCTCGAGGAGGAGACCGGCCTGCGGGCGGCGCACCTCCAGCACCTCGGCTATCTCTACCAGGGGCCGGGGCACAGCAGCCAGGGGATGAACGTCTTCGTCGCCACCGGGCTGTCGCCGGGCCAAGCTCGCCGGGAGCTCGAGGAGCAGGACATGCGGCAGCGCTGGGTCAGCCGCGCCGAGCTCGAGGAGATGATCGGCCGCGGCGGTATCCGCGACTCCTCGTCGGTCGCCGCCTACGCCCTGCTGGTGCTCCACGAGCGGCGCTCCGAGCCGTCCGGATGA
- a CDS encoding AAA family ATPase, with product MSLRLPDPCLVVLIGASGSGKSTLARRHFGDTEVVSSDRCRALVAGDEIARDADEDTFAVVHAICSARLRGGLLTVVDATNLHAASRRTVVGLAREHGRPAVALVLDLPEAVCQERNRARGERGVGPHVVRHQQLLLRRAIPELQGEGFDQVVVLEDDAAVEALRVERAEHPGGGAPEPRQVVADAGDGGPGYALDLSAAERTRYRFMAQRALRLEGERWRRHGVVPGARVADVGCGPGAVLVELARLVGDTGAVVGVEPGAEARAAAAEEIAAAGLTNAEVIEGRADATGLAPGSQDVVMVRLVLFHVGAGAQAAVDHLATRVRPGGHLYLADVDVTGVRMSRDDDDVLEGAERYREFQRRRGCDVAIGPRLGSLVLTAGLDLVDRDAVINTIPREILALGGALAASQREMLAAGAATEEDVMRWTAARRRMLESPDAAMFVPTYLAVGRRPE from the coding sequence ATGAGCCTCCGCCTCCCCGATCCCTGCCTGGTGGTGCTGATCGGCGCCTCGGGATCGGGGAAGTCCACCCTCGCCCGGCGCCACTTCGGCGACACCGAGGTGGTCTCCTCCGACCGCTGCCGGGCCCTGGTCGCCGGCGACGAGATCGCGCGCGACGCCGACGAGGACACCTTCGCGGTGGTGCACGCGATCTGCAGCGCCCGCCTGCGCGGCGGGCTCCTCACCGTGGTCGACGCCACCAACCTGCACGCCGCCTCCCGCCGCACGGTGGTGGGGCTCGCCCGCGAGCACGGCCGGCCCGCGGTGGCGCTCGTCCTCGACCTCCCCGAGGCGGTGTGCCAGGAGCGGAACCGGGCCCGCGGCGAGCGCGGCGTCGGTCCCCACGTCGTCCGTCATCAGCAGCTGCTGCTGCGCCGGGCGATCCCGGAGCTCCAGGGGGAGGGCTTCGACCAGGTCGTCGTCCTCGAGGACGACGCCGCCGTCGAGGCGCTCCGCGTCGAGCGGGCCGAGCACCCGGGCGGCGGCGCGCCGGAGCCCCGGCAGGTGGTCGCCGATGCCGGCGACGGCGGCCCCGGCTACGCCCTCGACCTGAGCGCGGCCGAGCGCACCCGCTACCGCTTCATGGCGCAGCGTGCGCTGCGGCTGGAGGGCGAACGGTGGCGGCGGCACGGGGTGGTGCCCGGGGCGCGGGTCGCCGACGTCGGCTGCGGCCCGGGCGCGGTGCTCGTCGAGCTGGCGCGGCTGGTCGGCGACACCGGAGCGGTGGTCGGGGTGGAGCCCGGAGCCGAGGCGCGCGCCGCCGCCGCGGAGGAGATCGCGGCGGCGGGGCTGACCAACGCCGAGGTGATCGAGGGACGCGCCGACGCCACCGGCCTCGCCCCGGGATCGCAGGACGTGGTGATGGTCCGGCTGGTCCTCTTCCACGTCGGCGCCGGCGCCCAGGCCGCCGTCGACCACCTGGCGACGCGGGTGCGGCCGGGCGGCCACCTCTACCTCGCGGACGTCGACGTCACCGGGGTTCGGATGAGCCGCGACGACGACGACGTGCTCGAGGGCGCGGAGCGGTATCGGGAGTTCCAGCGGCGCCGGGGCTGCGACGTCGCCATCGGCCCGCGCCTCGGCTCGCTGGTGCTGACGGCCGGGCTCGACCTGGTCGACCGCGACGCCGTGATCAACACCATCCCCCGCGAGATCCTCGCGCTCGGCGGTGCGCTGGCGGCCTCCCAGCGGGAGATGCTCGCCGCGGGGGCGGCGACCGAGGAGGACGTGATGCGCTGGACCGCGGCGCGGCGCCGGATGCTGGAGAGCCCGGACGCAGCGATGTTCGTCCCCACCTACCTCGCGGTCGGTCGCCGTCCCGAGTAG
- a CDS encoding macro domain-containing protein, which produces MARSSGELQAGAGRITVERADVTTLDVDAVVNAANAHLAGGGGVDGAIHRAAGSSELQEELRRRHPDGCPTGSAVITSGHRMRARHIVHAVGPRWSERRAEECDAQLRSAYRTAFGLAAAEGCATVASPSISTGIYGFPVERAAPIAVEAAREALEEEGTPLREVRFALFSDSDLDTFSAALAGVAAR; this is translated from the coding sequence GTGGCGAGGTCGTCCGGTGAGCTGCAGGCGGGCGCGGGGCGGATCACCGTGGAGCGCGCCGACGTCACCACCCTCGACGTCGACGCCGTGGTCAACGCCGCCAACGCCCACCTCGCCGGGGGTGGGGGCGTCGACGGCGCCATCCACCGCGCCGCCGGCAGCAGCGAGCTGCAGGAGGAGCTGCGCCGCCGCCACCCCGACGGCTGCCCCACCGGGTCGGCGGTGATCACCTCCGGCCACCGGATGCGGGCTCGCCACATCGTCCACGCGGTGGGTCCGCGCTGGAGCGAGCGGCGCGCCGAGGAGTGCGACGCCCAGCTGCGCTCCGCCTACCGCACCGCCTTCGGGCTCGCCGCCGCCGAGGGATGCGCCACGGTCGCGTCCCCCTCGATCAGCACCGGCATCTACGGGTTCCCGGTGGAGCGCGCGGCGCCGATCGCCGTGGAGGCGGCGCGGGAGGCGCTCGAGGAGGAGGGGACGCCGCTGCGCGAGGTGCGGTTCGCGCTCTTCTCCGACTCCGACCTCGACACCTTCTCCGCGGCGCTCGCGGGCGTGGCGGCGCGGTGA
- the fabF gene encoding beta-ketoacyl-ACP synthase II codes for MTSGSGNGSAPARRVVVTGLGAITPLGNDWRSTWEACREGRSGVGPLTRFDASEYPVRIAGEVKGFDPAALLGRKEARRTSRYIQFGLVAAREAAADSGLDVAAEGEDVAVIISSGVGGLDVMENETLALHEKGWRRVWPFTVPTMIADMAAGMVAIDLGAKGPNFAIVSACASGAHAIGEAAEIIKRGDAEAALAGGSEAGITPIAIASFAITQALSTRNDDPERASRPFDRGRDGFVLAEGATVLMLEEREHALARNARIYAEVTGYGATADASHITAPDPSGSGAIRCIQRALQRAGRRPEEVGYINAHGTSTPLNDAAETRAFKAVFGENAARIPVSSSKSMTGHLLGAAGAFEAMVSVLAMYDHYLPPTINLDEPDPECDLDYVPNVGRTASPKLAISTSFGFGGHNACLAFSAVDEAE; via the coding sequence ATGACGAGCGGCAGCGGCAACGGTTCTGCCCCGGCGCGCCGGGTGGTGGTCACCGGTCTGGGAGCGATCACGCCCCTCGGCAACGACTGGCGCTCCACCTGGGAGGCGTGCCGCGAGGGACGCAGCGGCGTCGGCCCGCTCACCCGCTTCGACGCCAGCGAGTACCCGGTGCGGATCGCCGGGGAGGTGAAGGGCTTCGACCCCGCGGCGCTGCTCGGGCGCAAGGAGGCGCGGCGCACCAGCCGGTACATCCAGTTCGGCCTGGTCGCCGCCCGCGAGGCGGCGGCGGACAGCGGGCTCGACGTCGCCGCCGAGGGTGAGGACGTCGCCGTCATCATCTCCTCCGGGGTCGGCGGCCTCGACGTCATGGAGAACGAGACCCTGGCCCTCCACGAGAAGGGCTGGCGCCGGGTCTGGCCGTTCACGGTGCCGACGATGATCGCCGACATGGCGGCGGGCATGGTCGCGATCGACCTCGGCGCCAAGGGGCCGAACTTCGCCATCGTCAGCGCCTGCGCGTCGGGCGCCCACGCCATCGGCGAGGCGGCGGAGATCATCAAGCGCGGCGACGCCGAGGCCGCGCTCGCCGGCGGCTCCGAGGCCGGCATCACCCCGATCGCCATCGCGTCCTTCGCGATCACCCAGGCGCTGTCGACCCGCAACGACGACCCCGAGCGCGCCTCGCGGCCCTTCGACAGGGGTCGTGACGGCTTCGTGCTCGCCGAGGGAGCGACCGTGCTCATGCTCGAGGAGCGCGAGCACGCCCTCGCCCGCAACGCGCGCATCTACGCGGAGGTGACCGGGTACGGCGCCACCGCCGATGCCTCGCACATCACCGCGCCCGACCCCAGCGGCTCGGGGGCGATCCGCTGCATCCAGCGCGCCCTGCAGCGCGCCGGCCGGCGGCCCGAGGAGGTCGGCTACATCAACGCCCACGGCACCAGCACACCGCTCAACGACGCCGCCGAGACCCGGGCCTTCAAGGCGGTGTTCGGGGAGAACGCGGCGCGCATCCCGGTGTCGTCGTCGAAGTCGATGACCGGGCATCTGCTCGGGGCCGCCGGCGCCTTCGAGGCGATGGTCTCGGTACTGGCCATGTACGACCATTACCTGCCGCCCACCATCAACCTCGACGAGCCCGATCCCGAGTGCGACCTCGACTACGTCCCCAACGTCGGACGCACGGCCTCGCCGAAGCTCGCGATCAGCACCTCGTTCGGCTTCGGCGGCCACAACGCCTGCCTCGCCTTCTCTGCGGTCGACGAGGCGGAGTAG
- the fabI gene encoding enoyl-ACP reductase FabI, with the protein MTDVTSVPATAPALLAGKRMLVTGVLTPRSIAFGIADAAQRAGAEVLLTSFGRAMTLTEKSARRLDPVPDVLEMDVTSTGQVAAVAAEVRRRWGGLDGAVHAVGFAPEDCLGGGFMTAPWESVATAMQVSAFSMKTLGAELAPLMPDRAAGGGALVALTFDATVAWPLYDWMGPAKAALEAVVRYLARDLGPRGIRVNAVAAGPLETIAARSIPGFKGLKDRWAEQAPLGWESADSGPVADAVLFLLSGMARAVSGEVLHVDGGYHALGAPMGVGT; encoded by the coding sequence GTGACCGACGTGACCTCCGTCCCCGCCACCGCGCCGGCCCTGCTGGCGGGGAAGCGCATGCTCGTCACCGGGGTGCTCACCCCGCGGAGCATCGCCTTCGGGATCGCCGACGCCGCCCAGCGCGCCGGCGCCGAGGTGCTGCTCACCTCCTTCGGCCGGGCGATGACGCTCACCGAGAAGAGCGCGCGCCGGCTCGACCCCGTCCCCGACGTGCTCGAGATGGACGTGACCAGCACCGGCCAGGTCGCCGCGGTCGCCGCCGAGGTGCGGCGCCGCTGGGGCGGCCTCGACGGCGCGGTGCACGCCGTCGGCTTCGCCCCGGAGGACTGCCTCGGAGGCGGCTTCATGACCGCGCCGTGGGAGTCGGTGGCGACCGCCATGCAGGTGAGCGCCTTCTCGATGAAGACGCTCGGCGCCGAGCTCGCGCCGCTGATGCCCGACCGGGCCGCGGGCGGCGGAGCGCTGGTGGCGCTGACCTTCGACGCCACCGTCGCCTGGCCGCTCTACGACTGGATGGGCCCCGCCAAGGCGGCGCTCGAGGCGGTGGTGCGCTACCTCGCGCGTGACCTCGGGCCCCGGGGGATCCGCGTCAACGCCGTCGCCGCCGGCCCGCTGGAGACGATCGCGGCGCGGTCGATCCCGGGCTTCAAGGGACTCAAGGATCGCTGGGCCGAGCAGGCGCCCCTGGGCTGGGAGAGCGCCGACAGCGGTCCGGTCGCCGACGCCGTCCTCTTCCTGCTCAGCGGCATGGCGCGTGCCGTCAGCGGCGAGGTCCTCCACGTCGACGGCGGCTACCACGCTCTCGGGGCGCCGATGGGAGTAGGGACATGA
- a CDS encoding inositol monophosphatase family protein: protein MAQPIMAQDGGAVRPDTLSGMRPLAELRDLAVRAVEAAGEVVTGWRDGPLALDTESKGRGDYVTAADRAAEVAALAVLAAGAPEIGVLAEESASTVATGGAGPLWAVDPIDGTTNFLRGFPVVGVSVGLLVDGMPAAGAVGAPFIGDLWCGARGLGAYDRRGRRLSVAGDGRGVVATGFPFRRPENRDRYLRVFQATLEGVEDLRRAGAASLDLAYTSQGSFDGYFELGLSLWDVAAGSLLMLEAGGVVTDWEGDPRGVYGSGDILAGSPAWHERMLDVVRSADAAAAPATP from the coding sequence ATGGCGCAGCCGATCATGGCCCAGGACGGCGGAGCGGTGCGTCCGGATACGCTGTCCGGCATGCGCCCCCTCGCCGAGCTTCGCGACCTGGCCGTGCGCGCCGTCGAGGCGGCCGGCGAGGTGGTGACCGGGTGGCGGGACGGCCCGCTCGCCCTCGACACCGAGAGCAAGGGCCGGGGCGACTACGTCACCGCCGCCGACCGCGCTGCCGAGGTCGCCGCCCTCGCCGTGCTCGCCGCCGGGGCGCCCGAGATCGGCGTGCTCGCCGAGGAGTCGGCCTCGACGGTGGCCACCGGCGGCGCCGGGCCGCTCTGGGCGGTCGACCCCATCGACGGCACCACCAACTTCCTCCGCGGATTCCCCGTGGTCGGGGTGAGCGTCGGCCTGCTCGTCGACGGCATGCCCGCCGCCGGGGCGGTGGGCGCGCCCTTCATCGGCGACCTCTGGTGCGGCGCCCGCGGGCTGGGCGCCTACGACCGCCGCGGCCGCCGGCTGTCGGTCGCCGGCGACGGCCGGGGGGTGGTGGCCACCGGGTTCCCCTTCCGCCGCCCCGAGAACCGCGACCGCTATCTGCGGGTCTTCCAGGCCACGCTCGAGGGTGTCGAGGACCTGCGCCGCGCCGGCGCCGCCAGCCTCGACCTCGCCTACACCTCCCAGGGCAGCTTCGACGGCTACTTCGAGCTCGGCCTCTCGCTCTGGGACGTCGCCGCCGGCTCGCTGCTCATGCTCGAGGCGGGGGGTGTCGTCACCGACTGGGAGGGCGACCCCCGGGGCGTCTACGGCTCCGGCGACATCCTCGCCGGGTCGCCCGCCTGGCACGAGCGCATGCTCGACGTGGTCCGGTCCGCGGACGCGGCCGCCGCCCCGGCAACCCCGTAG